TTCCTTGCATTTATGTTGTTTTGGTATATTGTTAGTACTCCAGTATATTGTCTGTCAGTCAATGTGTTGCGTCTTTCTGTCATCCATCCAACACGGGTACGTACCAACTTTCTACTCATAAACAGGAGCATCCAACCGTACCCGCACCTAGCAGCGACGTCTGCCATGGATTTAAAATCCTCAACAAATTCTAGCTACCAAACCGAGTAGTACCAACAAGGGATCAAAAACACGGAGGCTCCACCGCGCAACCGCACCGCCTCCCCCGCCCGCAACCACCACCCAACCCACCCCACCACGTCAAACTCACTACATGCCGCCGAGTCAATGGCGATCGGAGAAGAAGGCCACAACCAACTCGTACCCAGCACGCGCGCAGGCGCCATATATACAGCTCCGCATCCACTCTGCCCGCCTCAGCGACAGGAGCGACCTAGCTGCCTCTGCTCTGCTCTTGCATGCCCGCCCGCCGCCCTGCTGCGAGAGAGGAAGTTTGATTAGCTCCGGTCTGAACGGCATGGGGAGGTCACCGTGCTGCGAGAAGGAGCACACCAACAAGGGCGCCTGGACCAAGGAGGAGGACCAGCGCCTCATCGCCTACATCCGGGCCAACGGCGAGGGCTGCTGGCGCTCGTTGCCCAAGTCGGCGGGCCTGCTCCGCTGCGGCAAGAGCTGCCGCCTCCGCTGGATGAACTACCTCCGCCCCGACCTCAAGCGCGGCAACTTCACCGGCGACGAGGACGAGCTCATCATCCGCCTCCACGCCCTCCTCGGCAACAAGTAAGCCCCTGTTCATCATCCTCCAACACACTCACTGCCGATCGCCGGTCTGTTGCTATTGCATTCTTTGCTGACGACGGGAATGTTTCGTTCAGGTGGTCTCTGATCGCCGGGCAGCTGCCGGGCAGGACGGACAACGAGATCAAGAACTACTGGAACACGCACATCAAGCGCAAGCTCCTCTCCCGCGGCATGGACCCGCACACCCACCGCCCGCTCACGGCCGACggcgccaacgccaacgccaaCGCGCCGTCATATCGCCCGGCGCCGCCGCAGCCCATCGCCGTGCCGGCGAGGGATATGTTAACCATGATGACGAAAACGCCACCGCAGCCGGCGCAGGTCGAGTCTTCGGACGAGGGGAGCAGCGGCGCCACGA
This Lolium perenne isolate Kyuss_39 chromosome 1, Kyuss_2.0, whole genome shotgun sequence DNA region includes the following protein-coding sequences:
- the LOC127324049 gene encoding myb-related protein 308, which gives rise to MGRSPCCEKEHTNKGAWTKEEDQRLIAYIRANGEGCWRSLPKSAGLLRCGKSCRLRWMNYLRPDLKRGNFTGDEDELIIRLHALLGNKWSLIAGQLPGRTDNEIKNYWNTHIKRKLLSRGMDPHTHRPLTADGANANANAPSYRPAPPQPIAVPARDMLTMMTKTPPQPAQVESSDEGSSGATSTGEPRCPDLNLDLSVGPPAADTPTSHSQQPICLCNHLGFHGGEACSCRQAESAASQSQRGFRYFRPLEEGQYI